One genomic window of Branchiostoma lanceolatum isolate klBraLanc5 chromosome 5, klBraLanc5.hap2, whole genome shotgun sequence includes the following:
- the LOC136435407 gene encoding zinc finger protein 431-like codes for MSAMKRHVRTTHAAGKGKQPKKDHLVKYLRATHGGERPFQCDVCDYSAARKAHMKLHIMAKHSNYRPHNCAKCDYSAVSKHRLKVHMMSHTGEKPYSCERCAFATAQKSNLKCHMATHTGEKPYKCDVCDYSAVRKSALEIHMATHNGEKPYKCDVCDYSAVRKSALKIHMATHMEGGGAYRCDVCGYSTAQMSNLKKHIATHTGEKPYRCDVCGYSTAEMSNLKRHIATHTGEKPYRCDVCGYSTVRKYDLKSHMATHTGEKPFKCDVCGYSTAQMSHLKQHIATHTGEKPFKCDVCGYSTAQMSHLKQHIATHTGEKPYRCDVCGYSTAEMSNLKRHIATHTGEKPYRCDACGYSTVRKYDLKRHIATHTGEKSYMCDACGYTAAEMSNLKRHIATHTGEKPYRCDVCGYSTAQMSNLKRHIATHTGEKPFKCEVCSYSAADRSALRSHMKKHDYKPRDTNLK; via the coding sequence ATGTCCGCCATGAAACGGCACGTTAGGACGACGCACGCCGCAGGTAAAGGTAAACAACCGAAGAAAGATCACCTTGTGAAGTATCTCAGGGCAACTCACGGTGGTGAGAGACCTTTTCAGTGCGATGTCTgcgactattccgctgcacgAAAGGCTCACATGAAACTTCACATCATGGCCAAACACAGTAACTACCGACCGCACAACTGCGCAAAGTGCGACTACTCTGCAGTCAGCAAACACCGGTTAAAGGTTCATATGATgtcacacactggtgagaagccctacagctGTGAGCGGTGTGCTTTTGCCACTGCACAGAAGAGCAACCTGAAGTGTCACATGGCGacccacactggagagaaaccttacaagtgtgatgtATGCGATTATTCTGCAGTACGAAAGTCTGCTTTGGAGAttcacatggctacccacaatggagagaaaccttacaagtgtgatgtATGCGATTATTCTGCAGTACGAAAGTCTGCTTTGAAGAttcacatggctacccacatggagggggggggggcttacagGTGTGATGTATGCGGTTATTCTACAGCACAGATGTCTAATTTGAAGAAgcacatcgctacccacactggagagaaaccttacaggtgtgatgtaTGTGGTTATTCTACAGCAGAGATGTCTAATTTGAAGCGTCACATCGCTacacacactggggagaaaccttacaggtgtgatgtaTGCGGTTATTCTACAGTACGAAAGTATGATTTGAAGAGTCACATGGccacccacactggtgagaaacctttcaAGTGTGATGTATGCGGTTATTCTACAGCACAGATGTCTCATCTGAAGCAgcacatcgctacccacactggggagaaacctttcAAGTGTGATGTATGCGGTTATTCTACAGCACAGATGTCTCATCTGAAGCAgcacatcgctacccacactggagagaaaccttacaggtgtgatgtaTGTGGTTATTCTACAGCAGAGATGTCTAATTTGAAGCGTcacatcgctacccacactggagagaaaccttacaggtgtgatgcATGCGGTTATTCTACAGTACGAAAGTATGATTTGAAGCGTcacatcgctacccacactggggagaaatcTTACATGTGTGATGCATGCGGTTATACTGCAGCAGAGATGTCTAATTTGAAGCGTCACATCGCTacacacactggagagaaaccttacaggtgtgatgtaTGCGGTTATTCTACAGCACAGATGTCTAATTTGAAGCGTcacatcgctacccacactggagagaaacctttcAAGTGTGAAGTCTGTAGTTATTCTGCAGCTGACAGGTCTGCGTTGAGGAGTCACATGAAGAAACACGACTATAAGCCACGTGACACCAATCTGAAGTGA
- the LOC136435409 gene encoding uncharacterized protein produces the protein MWDKLLSMFTCCLSVNKVASGEETTGDAPGDESMVRETTEASAIPVSSPPALIMSEPRPELSSDDILSQLRDEGVLPGLKRRDNAIAFHVSVDNSGTPPRYHMRLKKLERSLEERREKVKKPCPESPEDLKRQLSGAEVRRKDLLAKKSGRISTKSAEKAAKIKAKKASRKVTSSGFIITSTSDSDVIATRESQKTKRMERRLKKRRARVAKVATADALEKRQNLAAERRQDHVVATVSKAKKLGRPHPSAREESLSAGR, from the exons ATGTGGGATAAACTGCTTTCAATGTTCACGTGTTGTCTCAGCGTCAACAAAGTTGCCTCAGGAGAAGAGACGACTGGGGATGCACCTGGGGACGAGAGCATGGTCCGGGAGACCACGG AAGCGTCGGCGATTCCAGTAAGCAGTCCACCCGCTCTCATAATGTCTGAGCCGAGGCCTGAATTGTCCTCAGACGACATTTTGTCCCAGCTACGAGATGAGGGTGTGCTACCCGGACTCAAGCGACGCGACAATGCCATCGCCTTCCACGTATCGGTCGACAACTCTGGTACTCCTCCGCGCTACCACATGAGGCTGAAGAAACTTGAGAGGAGCCTGGAGGAACGGCGTGAGAAGGTGAAGAAGCCCTGCCCGGAATCTCCTGAGGATCTGAAGAGGCAGCTTAGCGGCGCTGAGGTTAGGAGGAAG GACCTGTTAGCCAAGAAGAGCGGCAGGATTTCTACTAAATCTGCGGAGAAGGCGGCAAAGATCAAGGCCAAGAAGGCGAGCAGGAAGGTGACCAGCAGCGGGTTCATCATCACCTCCACCAGCGACTCAGACGTCATCGCGACACGGGAATCTCAGAAGACCAAACGTATGGAGAGACGTCTGAAGAAGAGAAGGGCTCGTGTGGCCAAGGTGGCGACAGCGGACGCACTGGAGAAGCGTCAGAACCTCGCCGCAGAACGCCGACAG GATCACGTGGTGGCTACCGTCTCCAAGGCCAAGAAGCTCGGCCGTCCCCACCCCTCCGCCCGAGAGGAGTCACTGAGCGCTGGCCGCTGA